A genomic segment from bacterium encodes:
- a CDS encoding sigma-54 dependent transcriptional regulator — MKQQIYVACEDQQMASALNNVLVGGGYSCRLFPDGQSLLSILKTQIPDVLLLNIVLPDFSGIDVLGKVRRMAPSVPVIMTAQKLSVQTAVGAVKLGAFDILELPPEPGRILVAITNALESTELPRQVQHLTNELQERYRMVGESTGMKRVRSLIRRVAPSPASVLVMGESGVGKELVARAIHLQSPRATRQFVPLNCAAIPSELIESELFGHEKGSFTGASAIRIGKLQEADGGTLFLDEVGDLNEAAQAKLLRFLEDGEIQRVGGSGVIRLDVRIVAATNKNLQEMSKMDLYRDDLYHRLNVVRIDVPPLRERVADIEPLASFFLERFCADYGRAVRFAPESWAALRVYSWPGNVRELRNLMERAVILAETNPVEAEELRSFLGAEAKASTDGTLKVALERAEREAVERVLEQTGYDVAEAAAILGIVRPSLYRIMKRYGITSPNQARSRT, encoded by the coding sequence ATGAAGCAGCAGATATACGTCGCGTGTGAAGACCAGCAGATGGCGTCCGCGCTGAACAATGTGCTGGTGGGCGGTGGTTACTCGTGCCGGTTGTTCCCCGATGGCCAGAGCCTGCTTTCCATACTCAAGACCCAGATCCCCGACGTACTGCTCCTGAACATCGTGCTGCCCGACTTCAGCGGGATAGACGTGCTTGGGAAAGTGCGTCGGATGGCTCCCTCCGTGCCAGTGATCATGACTGCGCAGAAGTTGTCGGTCCAGACCGCGGTCGGAGCCGTGAAGCTCGGCGCGTTCGACATCCTGGAGCTGCCGCCCGAGCCCGGGCGGATACTCGTGGCGATCACGAATGCGCTTGAGAGCACCGAGCTGCCGCGCCAGGTCCAGCATCTGACCAACGAACTCCAGGAGCGATACCGGATGGTCGGCGAGTCGACCGGTATGAAGCGGGTCCGGAGCCTGATCCGCCGCGTCGCGCCGTCCCCGGCCAGCGTACTCGTGATGGGCGAAAGCGGCGTCGGCAAGGAACTGGTCGCCCGTGCCATTCACCTGCAGAGTCCCCGGGCGACGCGGCAGTTCGTACCTTTGAACTGCGCGGCGATCCCGAGCGAACTGATCGAGAGCGAGCTGTTCGGCCACGAAAAAGGGTCGTTCACCGGTGCTTCCGCCATCCGTATCGGCAAGCTGCAGGAGGCCGACGGCGGCACGCTGTTCCTTGACGAGGTCGGTGATTTGAACGAGGCGGCCCAGGCGAAGCTGCTGCGCTTCCTCGAAGACGGCGAAATCCAGCGGGTCGGCGGCAGCGGGGTCATTCGCCTCGACGTCAGGATAGTGGCCGCCACCAACAAGAACCTCCAGGAGATGAGCAAGATGGACCTCTATCGCGACGACCTGTACCATCGGCTCAACGTGGTGAGGATCGACGTGCCGCCGCTGCGGGAAAGGGTGGCGGACATCGAACCGCTTGCCAGTTTCTTCCTCGAGCGTTTCTGCGCGGACTACGGCCGTGCCGTCAGATTCGCTCCCGAAAGCTGGGCGGCCCTGAGGGTCTACTCGTGGCCGGGCAACGTGCGCGAGCTGCGCAATCTGATGGAGCGAGCGGTCATCCTGGCCGAAACCAATCCGGTCGAAGCCGAGGAACTGCGTTCATTCCTCGGGGCCGAAGCCAAGGCGTCGACCGACGGCACGCTGAAGGTCGCCCTGGAGCGAGCGGAGCGCGAGGCGGTTGAGCGCGTGCTCGAGCAGACGGGCTACGACGTGGCCGAAGCCGCCGC